The following are from one region of the Neorhodopirellula lusitana genome:
- a CDS encoding FG-GAP-like repeat-containing protein: protein MSKNRPTHKSDRSDGPGSVPASSAGGTSGSPASGLRKVHLVIFSLVMAAVGASVFSMLQPGVNDPGTATTNDADNSSMTNEEKLDLTRSALAHTENLEMVQADETWTRLHQATPDNASVALNLALNRVLRLDELSSKATNATLDAAQKQDARSKLPNTISAAREAIQAYSSNSADQVTPLWLSARVDLHEASLLPGSMTRSMRNKVYARLTEAIEGELGEKPESMILGGTLIQVLELMEDPIDGLPKEVLPNAARTVGILSDRHPDNLFFAMRAARLNIEARNQAAADVTRRVGKLTSAIKPSLATQTEKIGLTPDGLIDEIVNAVEAKDWSTAESRNMLSFNVLNSSEIVKTDRRRAMPHPLDRLSFDYLRTLSAAAVQETPIAKSQGQLQFERAELKDGEGFDFVQAVDFDLDLDPDLVAGDRDGGLRLFENSDKGWKVVGDLKLDISLAGVIVADLYVVDSSEPGRLRTDRSASTTDKPVSGSRHDTFQYLVAYGDDGVRIVSLDGGAKTDAGERMQMVETETGLADLRGVTAVVTGDLEADGDLDLVCATEHDGVRMFVNRGNRTFFELPAIVDGVDADDPVTSLAIADLDRDLDLDVVTTHGKSGRVGLLENLLHLQFRGRILKDIPAISGASSVTVEDVDGNVSWDLVVVGDTSAAIVFSQTAEAGAWVVDRVQTSESFQQTDNTASSVVADWDNDSWMELLVAGSVSRIGPWGWTAWQELDEFSGLADGVSSWNGVDFDSDGGIDLGFLSGRIVSVAKNKVSPRGHYVDLRFKGIDDNASGRVNHFAIGSVLEVRFGPHYRSRIVTTPATHFGINDFANASSVRAILPNGLTKTIANPTIDSVVEEEQTLKGSCPYLYAWDGQKYAFVTDCLWAAPLGLQVAWDVVAKDRPWEYLKIDGRNIRPKDGRYEFRITEELWEVAYLDKVQLTAVDHPANVEVWTNEKVGPASISEQTLFAFASDERRKVVSARDTKGRDVTKLIEQQDQAFVQGFDRRLRQGLCPPHWVDLDFGNFMGSAKSEGNADESPSVFLVLTGWIMPTDASLNIQIDQNPILPPIEFPSVWVPDTTADSGWRNAIPYMGFPGGKTKTIVVDVTDVLNRDDPRFRIRTSAQIYWDSAEVVVQDQAAETVSHDVELLAARVDFHGFSQAVDHGTRRPDTYDYDQASTSSRWPPLRGRLTGEGDCLDLVREWDDQMVVISSGDEVQLQFATPVEDPPPGWVRDFVLHNVGWDKDADLNTLTGQQTGPLPYRSMLQYPPGISEFQASGEDSVERKASGADGISGAMSVEELNRKHLSRSQTFRSFWYRQGDAPAMRFTH, encoded by the coding sequence ATGAGTAAAAATAGGCCGACGCATAAGAGTGACCGATCCGACGGCCCCGGCTCGGTACCGGCTTCTTCGGCGGGCGGCACCTCGGGCTCGCCAGCGAGCGGACTAAGGAAGGTGCACCTGGTCATTTTCTCGCTTGTGATGGCGGCTGTTGGCGCCAGCGTGTTTTCGATGCTGCAACCTGGGGTTAACGATCCGGGAACCGCGACGACGAACGATGCCGATAATTCGTCGATGACGAACGAAGAGAAACTCGATCTCACCCGGTCCGCACTCGCGCACACAGAGAACCTGGAAATGGTTCAGGCGGACGAGACATGGACTCGGCTTCATCAGGCAACGCCGGACAACGCATCGGTCGCATTGAATCTCGCTCTGAATCGTGTCCTGCGATTGGATGAGTTGTCGTCCAAGGCGACCAACGCAACTTTGGATGCAGCCCAAAAGCAGGACGCAAGATCGAAGCTGCCTAACACGATCTCAGCTGCGCGCGAGGCCATCCAGGCGTACTCGAGCAACTCGGCCGACCAGGTGACTCCCCTTTGGCTCAGTGCACGGGTGGACTTGCACGAAGCCTCTTTGTTGCCGGGTTCGATGACGCGTTCGATGAGAAACAAAGTTTATGCACGACTGACCGAAGCCATTGAGGGTGAATTAGGTGAGAAGCCGGAATCGATGATCTTGGGGGGGACGTTGATTCAGGTTTTGGAACTGATGGAGGACCCGATTGATGGGCTTCCGAAAGAAGTCTTACCCAATGCGGCCAGGACCGTGGGGATCTTGTCCGATCGGCATCCTGACAACTTGTTTTTCGCCATGCGTGCGGCCCGTTTGAATATCGAGGCAAGAAATCAAGCCGCGGCCGATGTGACTCGCCGCGTGGGGAAACTGACCTCCGCGATCAAGCCGTCGCTTGCAACCCAGACTGAGAAAATTGGTTTGACGCCTGATGGGCTGATCGATGAGATCGTCAACGCGGTCGAGGCAAAGGATTGGTCGACTGCTGAGAGCCGCAACATGTTGTCGTTCAACGTTCTCAACAGCAGTGAGATCGTGAAGACGGATCGACGCCGGGCAATGCCGCACCCACTGGACCGCTTAAGTTTTGACTACTTGCGAACCTTGTCAGCGGCGGCGGTGCAGGAGACGCCGATCGCCAAGAGTCAGGGGCAGTTGCAGTTCGAGCGGGCTGAACTGAAGGACGGCGAGGGTTTTGATTTTGTGCAGGCGGTTGACTTCGATTTAGATTTGGATCCGGACCTGGTCGCGGGCGATCGTGACGGCGGGTTGCGACTGTTTGAAAACAGTGACAAGGGCTGGAAGGTCGTGGGTGATCTAAAGCTTGACATCTCGCTGGCTGGTGTAATCGTCGCTGATTTGTATGTCGTCGACAGCAGCGAACCAGGCCGCCTTCGCACGGATCGATCGGCCTCGACGACGGACAAGCCAGTTTCCGGATCACGTCACGACACCTTTCAATACTTGGTCGCGTACGGCGATGACGGAGTGCGGATCGTTAGCTTAGATGGCGGAGCCAAAACTGACGCGGGCGAACGTATGCAGATGGTGGAGACCGAAACGGGGTTAGCCGACTTGCGAGGCGTGACGGCGGTTGTGACAGGTGACTTGGAAGCCGATGGGGATCTGGATTTGGTCTGCGCGACTGAGCACGACGGTGTGCGGATGTTCGTGAACCGTGGCAACCGGACCTTTTTTGAATTGCCGGCGATTGTTGATGGTGTTGACGCTGACGATCCGGTGACGTCGTTAGCGATCGCGGACTTGGATCGTGATCTGGATCTGGACGTGGTGACCACGCACGGTAAGAGTGGTCGTGTGGGGCTTCTGGAGAATCTTCTGCACCTGCAATTCCGCGGTCGAATCTTGAAAGACATTCCGGCGATCTCAGGGGCGAGTTCGGTCACGGTGGAAGACGTCGATGGAAACGTTTCCTGGGATCTGGTTGTTGTGGGCGATACCTCGGCGGCGATTGTCTTTTCCCAGACCGCGGAGGCCGGTGCGTGGGTAGTTGACCGGGTTCAGACGAGTGAGTCGTTTCAGCAAACTGATAATACCGCCAGCAGCGTGGTCGCGGATTGGGATAACGATTCGTGGATGGAGCTGTTGGTTGCGGGAAGCGTTTCCCGTATCGGTCCTTGGGGCTGGACCGCATGGCAGGAACTGGACGAGTTCAGCGGTTTGGCAGACGGCGTTTCGAGTTGGAACGGCGTCGATTTTGATTCCGACGGCGGCATCGATTTAGGGTTCCTGTCGGGACGAATTGTCAGTGTTGCGAAGAACAAGGTGTCGCCGCGTGGTCACTACGTGGATTTGCGATTCAAAGGGATTGACGACAACGCCAGCGGCCGCGTGAATCACTTTGCGATTGGTAGCGTTTTGGAAGTTCGGTTCGGACCGCACTACCGGTCGCGGATCGTGACCACCCCGGCGACTCACTTTGGAATCAATGACTTTGCTAACGCAAGCAGTGTGCGAGCGATCCTTCCGAATGGTTTGACGAAGACGATTGCGAACCCGACGATCGATTCGGTGGTTGAAGAGGAACAAACGCTGAAGGGATCGTGCCCGTATTTGTATGCTTGGGACGGTCAGAAGTATGCGTTCGTAACGGATTGTTTGTGGGCCGCGCCGTTGGGGTTGCAGGTGGCGTGGGACGTGGTGGCAAAAGATCGTCCGTGGGAGTATTTAAAGATCGACGGACGCAACATTCGGCCCAAGGACGGTCGCTACGAATTCCGGATCACGGAAGAACTTTGGGAGGTGGCGTACTTGGACAAGGTGCAGTTAACCGCGGTTGATCACCCGGCCAACGTGGAAGTTTGGACGAACGAAAAGGTGGGACCCGCAAGTATTTCAGAGCAAACCTTGTTCGCCTTCGCGAGTGATGAGCGTAGGAAGGTGGTGTCGGCGCGTGACACCAAGGGCCGTGACGTCACGAAGTTGATTGAGCAGCAGGATCAGGCGTTCGTGCAGGGGTTCGACCGGCGACTGCGACAGGGGCTATGTCCGCCGCATTGGGTGGATTTGGACTTCGGTAATTTCATGGGTTCGGCAAAGTCGGAAGGGAATGCAGACGAATCACCGTCGGTGTTCTTGGTGCTGACCGGCTGGATCATGCCGACTGATGCGTCGCTGAATATTCAGATTGACCAGAACCCGATCTTGCCGCCGATTGAATTTCCCTCGGTATGGGTTCCGGATACCACCGCTGATTCGGGCTGGCGAAACGCTATTCCTTACATGGGCTTCCCCGGTGGTAAGACCAAAACGATTGTGGTGGACGTTACCGATGTTTTGAACCGGGATGATCCGCGGTTCCGTATTCGAACTTCCGCCCAGATTTACTGGGACAGTGCCGAGGTGGTCGTGCAGGATCAAGCCGCCGAAACGGTTTCTCACGATGTGGAACTGCTGGCCGCACGGGTTGATTTCCATGGGTTCTCGCAAGCAGTCGATCACGGCACACGGCGTCCGGACACGTATGATTACGATCAAGCTTCCACGTCGTCGCGGTGGCCGCCCTTGCGAGGACGATTGACGGGGGAAGGAGATTGCTTGGACTTGGTCCGAGAGTGGGATGATCAAATGGTGGTGATCAGCTCTGGAGACGAGGTTCAGCTGCAGTTCGCGACGCCGGTCGAAGATCCGCCACCGGGTTGGGTGCGGGACTTTGTCTTGCACAACGTGGGCTGGGACAAAGACGCTGACCTGAACACGCTGACTGGACAACAGACAGGTCCGTTGCCGTACCGAAGCATGTTGCAATATCCGCCTGGAATTAGCGAGTTTCAGGCGTCGGGCGAAGACTCAGTGGAACGCAAGGCTTCAGGGGCGGATGGAATATCAGGGGCCATGTCGGTTGAAGAACTCAACCGCAAACACTTAAGTCGATCGCAGACCTTTCGATCGTTCTGGTATCGACAGGGCGATGCCCCGGCGATGCGTTTTACACACTAG
- a CDS encoding tetratricopeptide repeat protein, whose translation MVDSVKPKPAIRPVTPRLQRVLFVVLTLFGALFANGLYLTSITWLQHFSGNVYETHFYQLMFLLHLGLGLLLIVPTVGFGVLHMLRSRHRRNRRAIKIGYALLTVSVVILVTGLLLMRIGSLAIVDPTSRNVVYWLHLLSPLVVIWLYWLHRLVGSRIKWHVGRRVGLAIAVFVGLMIAFQGSNPRVSQDKSPVDGDQYFEPSLARTTSGKFVAAETLMNDEYCLRCHKDIYDSAIHSAHRLSSFNNPAYRASVRETRRVSMERMGSMQASRWCAGCHDPVPFFSGEFDDPDYDDVDNPTSQAGITCAVCHAIQSVDSNIGNADYTIDEPVHYPFTYSDNPLLQELNSLMVKAKPAFHKHEMLKPFHKEAEFCSTCHKVSLPGSVTNYKEFLRGQNHYDSYLLSGVSGHGARSFYYPPQAESNCNGCHMPAMASDDFGARLMDELGELGVHNHTFPSANTALAYWYGDDAGIQQHREYLKGTLRVDLFGLRDGELVSDELIAPLGDRVEVVAGKTYLIETVLRTMGLGHHFSQGTTDSNQIWVELTATQDGKVIGRSGHRDEREAVNPDSHFVNTFMLDREGNRINRRNAQDIFTPLYSHQMPPGAGQTIHYRVTLPSESTEPVEITAKLLYRKFDTEYLDYIRRDRDPQRDQLELGHPGDPNDLPIIEICSDKLVLQYGDQTKAISPDNADEVVPLWQRWNDYGIGMFLKGKAELRQAAEAFRRVGELGRFDGPLNMARVQFAEGDLDGATESLRRAAEMDPPPPTWTHSWLSGIVNRQQGNLDAAADSLRSVLETRVVERGLDFSLDYEVRNQLGLTLVDLAQRADVRGKKSELEHYRQEATNQFQRVLEVDSENVTAHANLAELYTWSGDEKLAALHRSLHRKYKPDNNAAEVAIPAARRRYPAANHAAEALVIYDLNQ comes from the coding sequence ATGGTAGATTCGGTTAAACCCAAGCCTGCAATTCGTCCAGTCACTCCGCGACTTCAGCGGGTGCTGTTCGTTGTCTTAACGCTGTTCGGGGCGTTGTTTGCCAACGGGCTGTATTTGACGTCGATCACATGGTTGCAGCACTTCAGTGGCAACGTGTACGAAACGCACTTCTACCAATTGATGTTCCTGCTGCATCTCGGGTTGGGGTTGCTGTTGATCGTTCCGACGGTGGGGTTTGGGGTGCTGCATATGCTGCGCAGCCGCCATCGACGGAATCGACGTGCAATCAAGATTGGCTACGCCCTACTGACCGTGTCAGTTGTCATCTTGGTCACGGGCTTGTTGTTGATGCGAATCGGTTCGCTCGCGATCGTCGATCCAACGAGCCGCAACGTGGTCTATTGGTTGCACCTGCTGTCACCGTTGGTGGTGATTTGGCTGTATTGGCTGCACCGCTTGGTGGGCTCACGAATCAAGTGGCACGTGGGACGACGAGTGGGCTTGGCGATCGCCGTATTCGTGGGGCTGATGATTGCATTCCAAGGATCCAACCCGCGTGTCAGTCAGGACAAATCGCCGGTTGATGGTGATCAGTACTTCGAGCCCTCCTTGGCACGCACGACGTCGGGCAAATTCGTTGCCGCCGAAACGCTGATGAATGATGAGTATTGCCTGCGTTGTCACAAGGACATTTACGACTCCGCCATCCACAGTGCGCACCGGTTAAGCAGTTTCAATAATCCGGCGTACCGCGCGTCAGTGCGGGAGACGCGGCGGGTGTCGATGGAACGAATGGGATCGATGCAGGCGTCGCGTTGGTGTGCCGGTTGCCACGATCCCGTGCCATTCTTTTCCGGCGAGTTCGACGACCCTGACTACGACGATGTCGATAATCCAACGTCCCAGGCGGGAATCACCTGCGCCGTGTGTCACGCGATTCAGTCAGTCGACAGCAACATCGGCAATGCTGACTATACGATTGATGAGCCGGTGCATTACCCGTTTACCTACAGCGACAATCCGCTGTTGCAGGAATTGAATTCGCTGATGGTGAAGGCGAAGCCTGCATTTCATAAGCACGAAATGCTGAAGCCGTTTCATAAGGAAGCGGAATTCTGTAGCACTTGCCACAAGGTGTCCTTGCCGGGCAGCGTCACGAACTACAAAGAATTCTTGCGTGGCCAGAATCACTATGACAGCTATTTGTTGTCCGGCGTATCGGGCCATGGGGCGAGGAGTTTCTATTACCCACCGCAGGCGGAGTCGAATTGCAACGGTTGCCACATGCCGGCGATGGCAAGTGATGACTTCGGTGCCAGGTTGATGGATGAGTTAGGTGAGCTCGGTGTTCACAATCACACGTTCCCCAGTGCCAACACAGCGCTAGCGTATTGGTACGGCGACGATGCGGGAATTCAGCAGCATCGCGAGTACCTGAAGGGAACCTTACGCGTCGATCTGTTCGGTCTTCGTGACGGTGAACTCGTTAGTGATGAACTTATTGCACCGTTGGGTGATCGCGTTGAGGTGGTAGCGGGCAAGACCTATCTGATCGAAACGGTGTTGCGAACAATGGGGCTGGGGCATCACTTCAGCCAAGGCACCACGGATTCCAATCAGATTTGGGTGGAGTTGACCGCAACTCAGGATGGAAAAGTCATCGGGCGTAGCGGTCATCGCGATGAACGCGAGGCGGTAAATCCCGATTCGCACTTCGTCAACACGTTCATGTTGGATCGTGAGGGGAATCGGATCAATCGACGAAACGCACAGGATATCTTCACGCCACTGTATAGCCATCAAATGCCGCCGGGAGCCGGGCAGACGATTCATTACCGGGTGACCTTGCCAAGTGAGTCGACGGAGCCTGTGGAAATCACGGCCAAGTTGTTGTACCGAAAGTTTGACACTGAGTATCTCGACTACATTCGTCGTGATCGCGATCCGCAACGGGACCAGTTGGAGCTCGGCCATCCGGGAGACCCGAATGATTTGCCGATCATCGAGATTTGCAGTGACAAGCTAGTCTTGCAATACGGTGACCAAACCAAGGCCATTTCGCCGGACAACGCCGACGAGGTGGTTCCGCTATGGCAGCGTTGGAATGATTACGGGATCGGCATGTTCTTGAAAGGGAAGGCGGAGTTGCGGCAGGCGGCGGAGGCTTTTAGGCGTGTGGGGGAACTCGGGCGGTTCGATGGTCCGCTCAACATGGCTCGCGTTCAGTTCGCCGAAGGTGACTTGGACGGAGCGACAGAGTCACTGCGACGTGCGGCTGAAATGGATCCACCACCCCCGACGTGGACGCACAGTTGGTTGAGCGGAATCGTGAACCGCCAACAGGGGAATCTGGATGCGGCGGCTGACTCGCTTCGCAGCGTGTTGGAGACCCGGGTGGTGGAACGCGGCCTTGACTTTTCGTTGGACTATGAAGTGCGAAACCAACTCGGTTTGACACTGGTTGACCTGGCTCAGCGAGCGGACGTTCGCGGTAAGAAGTCCGAGTTGGAACACTACCGGCAAGAAGCAACAAACCAGTTCCAGCGTGTGCTTGAGGTTGATTCCGAAAACGTGACGGCGCACGCGAACCTAGCCGAGCTGTACACGTGGAGCGGTGACGAGAAGCTGGCGGCGCTGCACCGGTCCCTGCACCGCAAGTACAAGCCCGACAACAATGCGGCGGAAGTGGCGATTCCGGCGGCAAGAAGGCGATACCCGGCGGCGAACCACGCAGCCGAAGCCTTGGTCATCTATGATTTGAATCAATAG
- a CDS encoding PQQ-binding-like beta-propeller repeat protein, which yields MRQINIVLLLAVFLPSLSPSHLTAEDWRVWRGPTLNNHTPDTAIDSIPLTWSPTENVLWKSPIPGLGHASPIIVDQRICVLTHEPDTQTISLLQYGLDDGQQSQRVVLHENVIPPKYLHKKNTCASGTPSSDGSVIYVVAQVNDTIQASAVALNGEILWQKAVAPYQVSSKFWFGYGSSLLLLDDSIVVAVDTDNDDRGLYALAKDTGEQRWKASRPSGASYSSPILANVGGRSQIVISGGAEVVSYDPASGKQIWTVPATTDTTCGTMVWNDSMVFASGGYPRSGTFGIEVSGDQAEIVWENKIKCYEQSLLIAGDYLYGIGNNGVGYCWRASDGTEMWKQRMKGPHSASPLLIGDRIYASNERGETWVYRASPDGFERLATNRLGDISFATPVYADGKLILRHGSRESDERKEYLYAIGK from the coding sequence ATGCGCCAAATCAACATTGTTTTGCTGTTAGCTGTTTTCCTGCCTTCGCTCTCGCCATCCCACCTAACGGCCGAAGACTGGCGAGTCTGGCGCGGCCCCACACTGAACAACCACACACCTGATACAGCAATCGATTCGATTCCGCTGACGTGGTCACCGACGGAAAACGTTCTCTGGAAGAGCCCGATTCCTGGGTTGGGGCACGCCTCACCGATCATCGTCGATCAACGCATCTGCGTATTGACGCATGAACCCGACACCCAAACGATTTCTCTGCTGCAATACGGTTTAGACGATGGCCAACAATCCCAGCGAGTCGTGCTTCACGAAAATGTGATTCCACCAAAGTATCTGCACAAGAAGAACACGTGTGCGTCGGGAACTCCGTCGAGTGACGGCAGCGTCATCTATGTGGTTGCTCAGGTGAACGACACGATTCAGGCCAGTGCGGTCGCTCTAAACGGAGAGATCCTGTGGCAAAAAGCGGTCGCTCCCTATCAAGTCAGCAGCAAGTTTTGGTTCGGTTACGGCTCGTCGCTTTTGTTGCTCGATGACTCCATCGTGGTCGCGGTTGACACTGACAACGATGATCGAGGTTTGTACGCGTTGGCGAAAGACACTGGCGAGCAACGCTGGAAGGCGTCTCGTCCATCAGGGGCTAGCTATTCATCTCCTATCCTGGCCAACGTTGGCGGAAGATCGCAAATCGTGATCAGCGGTGGTGCTGAAGTCGTCTCCTATGACCCGGCCAGTGGCAAACAGATTTGGACCGTTCCCGCCACGACGGACACGACGTGTGGCACCATGGTTTGGAATGATTCGATGGTGTTCGCCAGCGGTGGCTACCCCCGTTCGGGAACTTTTGGAATCGAGGTAAGCGGGGATCAAGCCGAGATCGTCTGGGAAAACAAAATCAAGTGCTACGAGCAATCCCTGTTGATCGCCGGTGACTACCTGTACGGGATCGGGAATAACGGCGTGGGCTATTGCTGGCGTGCCTCCGATGGAACGGAGATGTGGAAGCAACGCATGAAGGGCCCTCACAGCGCCTCGCCGCTACTGATCGGTGACCGGATTTACGCGTCCAACGAACGAGGCGAGACCTGGGTTTACCGCGCTTCCCCCGATGGCTTCGAGCGTCTCGCAACCAATCGCCTGGGAGACATCTCATTTGCAACCCCCGTCTACGCCGACGGCAAGCTGATCCTGCGACACGGATCCCGAGAGTCCGACGAACGAAAAGAATACCTGTACGCCATTGGCAAGTAG